The sequence CCGCTGCTTCTGCCGGAGTTCCGCGGCGACCGGGCCGGGCGGCTGGACCTGGCCGGCGTCGGGCTGTCGCTCGCGGCGATCCTCCTGATGGTCTACGGCGTCAAGCAGCTGGCCGTCGAGAGCGTGCCCGTCGTGCCGGCCGTGGCGCTCGCCGCCGGCGCGGCCATCGGCACGGTGTTCGTACGCAGGCAACTGCGTCTGGAGGAGCCTCTGCTGGACCTGCGCCTGCTCCGCGACCGCCCGTTCACGGCCGTGCTCGTCGCGCTGGCCTGCGCCGGCATCGCCATGGCCGGTACGGGCCTGCTGGTGACCCAGTTCCTCCAGAGCGTGCTGGGCTTCTCCCCCGCCGCGTCGGCGCTGCTGTTCGCCCCCATGGGCATCGGCGTGGCGATCGGGACCATGGCCGCACCGGCGCTGGCCCGTCGGATGAGGCGGACGACCGCCATCGGGGGCGGGCTGGTGGTGTCGGCGCTCGGCAGCCTGCTGCTGGTCGGCGCCGACGGGCCGAACGCCCTGGTACCGGTGATGATCGGCATCACCGTGCTGGCACTGGGCACCGGCCCGCTGTTCGCCCTGGGCACCGGGCTGGTCGTCGGGTCCGTACCACCGGAGCGCGCCGGCTCGGCCGCGTCGATGTCGGAGACCGGCAACTACCTCGGTGGTTCGCTCGGCTTCACACTGCTCGGTGTGGTGGCCGCGGTGGTCTACCGCAGCAGGATGGACGGCACGTCCGACTCACTGGCCGGCGCGATCGCCACCAGCAGGCACCTTCCCGCCGACCGGGGCACGGATCTGCTGCACACCGCTCGGGAGGCGTTCACCTTCGGTCTACAGGTCACCGGCGTCATCGCCGCGGTCATCTTCGCCGGGCTGGCCGTGCTGATCCTGACCGTGCGCCCGGCAACCCGGACCACCCCGGCCGTATACGCCGGCCACGGGACGACCCGTTCGTAGAACCCCGTCGCGGCGCCCACGCCGCCGTTGCCCCTGTCCGAACCCGGCGGAATGAACGCCGAGCGCGCGGCCACCACCCACGAACACCAGGGTGCCGTGGCGACCGTCGATGTCGGGGGCGTCCTCCGGCGCCCGCGACAACACAGTCTGTGGCCGCAGGCATCGACGCGGTGGTGGCCGGTCGTCGGCCCCGTCAGAGCCGGTCGGCCGCCCCTGCTGTTCCCGCCCGCACGTCGCAGGCTTCGTGGAAGCGTTCCAGGATGAGCTCGACCAGTTCAGGCGCGTCTCCGAGCGGTTCGGAGATGCCGACCGCGCCGGCCTCGGTCGACGCGTCGGCTGCTCGGCGGAACAGCATTCCAGGGGCGAAGCAATAGGACGCGACCACGACCCGACGCGCTCCCGCCAGGCGGAGTTGCGCCACCGCCTCCGCGGCAGTCGGCGACGCGGTCGACGCGAAGCCGGCCAGGCACGGCAGACCGAGGTTCACTCCCAACGCGGACGCCATGGCGGTCACCGACGCACACGCATCGCTGTCGCTACTGCCCGCGGCCGCCACCACCACCCCGTCGAACTCGGCATCCATGTCGGTGAGACGGCGCCGCAGCGCGGCGACCAGTCGCGCGTCGGGCTCGCCCGGTGAACTGCCCAGCACCGGCGTCACCACCGGCACCGGAGCCGGCAGGCCGGACAGCGCCCTGGGCAGGTCGACCCGGGCGTGAAACGCGGAGGTCAGCAGCAAGGGCACCACGACCACACGGTCGACTCCGGTCTCGGCGAGTGTGCCCAGCACGTGGCGTGCCCGGGGACGGGCGTGCCGGAGATACGCGACCTCGACCCGGCATGCCTGGGACAGCCCGACCGCATGGGCGAGCGCGCGAGTGGACTCCTGCGCCTGGGAGTCGATACTGCCGTGCGCCAGAAGGAGCAGCGCGCTCGCCCCGGACCCGGGGACCTGTTGATGCGGCGTCTCGATCACGTTGGTCACTGTCGTACCACTCTCGTCACGCGGTGCGGGTGCAATGGAGTGACGATGACCTTAGCGTCCGTGACGGCCCTTTCGGCGGGATCCGCCGACTCCTTGCTCGCACGAGGGGTCGTGGCGCTGCACACCTGCCCAAGGATCAGGTCCTGCGCAGTGGTCCTGATGTGTGTCCGAGCCCGCACGGAGTCACAGAAGGCGGACCGGTCTCCGGCGTATGCGGTGCGGGTCAGCTGTGCTGAGCTGAGTGCGTACAGCGGCAGACCCGCGGTGAGGGAAGAAGGGACGAGGACGCGTTGGGCGGTGCGACAGTCCAGGGTGCTGCCTTCGCCGCCGAAGACCGCCGCGATGGTGTCGGTGCCCCGGCCGTCCAGTGACTCCGTGGATATGTGGATATACCGAGGTGCGCGGCGAGCGGGATGTGTTCCGGCCGGGGGTGGCCCCACAGGATCGGCCGGGCCGTCGGCAGGGCGCCGACCAGCAACGGCACCTCCGCGCTGCCGAGCAGGTGGACGTTGTCGATGACGACCGCGACATCGGTTTCCGGCTGAACGAGAAAGGTGTGCACCCGGCGCGCAGTACCTCGATGCCCGCGGCGGCCGGCAGGAATCCGGCCTCCGTCCCAGGATGCCAAGCGGCCGGCTCCCGCGCCAAGGCGCCCGGTACGGAGGCGGCCGGCAGGAACACGACGTCGAAGTGGGTCACCGGCTGGGGACAGTGCGCGGCGGCGTTCGCCGCCCACGTCGTCCTGCCCGCTCCCGAGAAGCCGACCACCAGCCTCACGAACTCTTCGTTCGCGAGCTCCGGCTCCCTGTCTCGGGGGCGTTAGACAGCGGGCAGTTGGGGGAAGGCCGCAACTCCTCCACGAACTGCTCGTACAACTGCGGCAGATCCGCGGCGCGGGAACCCACGGCCGTGAACACCGGTGCAGGCGTACTGAACCCGGGCCGCCGGCTTCCGGACCAGGGTCTCGGCGCTCAGCGACCCGAAGGAGGATCTGCTCGGCCTGGTCGGCACAGTTCTTCAGCATGGCGGCGAGGTCGCGCCCGGGGTCCGGCAGCCACGTCTCCGCGGGGTGCGGCCGTCCCGGCCCGACGATCGCCACGTCCGCGGGCCAGTGCGCCTCTCGCGTCCGGGTCAGGAGGCGCTTTCCCCTGTCCGCGTTGGTGACCACGATCAGGTAGGGAGTGCCGGTCCGGCGGCCCGCCGTGTGCTCGTCCCGGATGCTTCGGAACTGATCTACCGCGCCCTCCACGTCGCCCCGGGTCAGGTTGTCCTGACGAGTCTTGACCCGCAAGTAGAGCCAACGGGCGTCGAACGCGACTTCCACGTCCTCATCGCGTTCGTCGCGCAGGCACCGGCCCTCTGCCGCCCGCAGCCGCAGCAGGCAGCCGACCGCGTACAGATACTGGTAGGTGAACCCGCGGTGCAACGAAGTGATACGTCTCGGTTGTTCGGCGCTCAAGACGTCGGGGGCCTCGCGAGCGCTCCGCGGTTCGGCGTCCGTGCTTGCCCCACGCGATCGGCCTTTCGGCACCTTCCCAGAGTAGTGGCCGGGCACCGGCACCGACCTCCGTTCCCACTGCCGAAAGCCTCGCTGTCACAAGGCCGGATGCGCGGCCCGGATCGCCCAACAAGGCCGTAACGCAACGGAGTCCGAGCTCCTGGCCGTCTCCGGAGCGACCCTGCGGCTCATCCTGTCGTCCCGCCTGTGGTGTTCCTTCAGCCGCAGTGCCTGGGCACCGTGGTCCGCCGGGACGGCTCGCGACCGGTGTGAGCGGTCCCATGGGGACAAGCGATCGTCAACATTGGAAGCGATACACCCAGCCAGTCCGCGCGCTCTCTCCGAGGTCTGCCGACGACCGGGTTCTGTGGCAGGAAGGAGGTGGCTGCCGACTCGAAAGGAGTCGTCTCCGAACCTGCGTAGAGGAGATACACGCCACCACCGACCCCCCGTTCCAGTAGTCCGGCAGGGTTCGGAGCCCTCGGAACGACGGGCTGAATTGGCTGGTAGGGGCTCTTCCGACTTACCCGCCGGCACTTCCGGCTTGGACGATTTCCGGTCGCACCCGAACCCGTCGCAGGGGTGAGTGACCCCGCCCCACGCCGAGGCATGGTGACATGTGATCGAACCCTTCAGCAGCTCTCTATCGAGTTGCACTACCACGCATCGGTCCGGTGTCTCGGCTTTACTGGGTAACATCAGCCGCTACAACCCGATTGGCGCACATGAATAGACGAGGATCCCATGTCTCAAAACACACCCAAGTCCGGTCTCACCGCAGACTACGCACAGAGGATCGCCGACGACCTTTCGGCCAACCAGAGTGAGCAGGCACGCGTACGTGCCGAACTGACTCGGCTGCAGGACGAACTTGTCCAGCTGGAGCAGAGCGAGCAGGTCCTGGTGAAGATGCAGCACGTCCTCGGCGGCGTCGCCGCACCGGCCGCGAAGACCGGCAAGGGACGGAAGGCCGCCACTGTTGCCGCGCCTGTCCGCCCCAAGCGCAAAGCGAGTGCACAGAAGGCGCCGCGCAAGGCAAAGCCCGCGACGGGGGAAAGCACCCCTGCCAGGACTTCCGGTGAGCCGACGTGGCGTGAGCTGATCACCGAATACCTCGCCGGGCATCACGAGCCCAAGTCCGCGGCCGAAATCGCTGCGGCCCTGACCGAGGCCAATCCGAAGCGCGATGTGAAGGTGACTGTCGTGCGCAGCACTCTGGAGCAGGGTGTCGCGCAGGCGCTGCTGGAGCGCTCCAAGCAGGGACGCTCCGTCTTCTACAGCCCGGCCGCTGCCGCGACCCGCGACGAGACCGAAGCTGCGGCCGAGTAACTCGCGGATCGCCGTCGGCAGGGGCATCAGCTGGGTGACGTCAGTGCGATTTCCGCCGGTCATGGACGCCGCGAGCAGGATGACCCGCCCGTCGACGAGGAAGTGGTGCCTGCTGCCCGGCCATGCGCGGCCGACCGGGCCGGCACCACTTTCGGCCCCGCCCAGCGACCGAGGACATGGGATGGGCCGGCCACCGCCCGCGACCTGTCGAACCGTCCGGCCACCCGCTCGAACCGGTCGGCCCGCCGCTGGCAGATGCGGTGCGCCTTATTGAGGCAGCCGACGGCAGACGTAACGACGGCAGCTGCGACAGCCACCCCGATGCTGCGTGAACCTGACGCCCGGGGACGACAGCGACAGCCACATGTATCTCCGGCATCTCCTGTGCCTGCGTGGGGTGTTGCGGACTGAGGCCTTGCACGCGGAGGCCGTCTCTTCATCTCGCCTGCGAGCGGGCGGGGATGCGGTGCGGGCTCGGGGGCCATGCCGTGTCGCTTGCGTGTGCCGATGCAACAGAGTTCGGGCCGGATGCATCGTGGAAGCGTCAGGGTACGTAGCTCGGTTGGCGCGTGTCGCGGAGTTGCCCGTTTCCGGTACGGGGTGAGAGTGCGGGATCCGCTCCGCCTGACGCGAACAGCACCGTCAAGGTCCAGATCGACGAGACGGCGGACGGTCTGGTCCAGATCGCACGTCCCGGACAGGCCGTGACGCGTGCGGCCCGGTCGCTCAACGACATGCTGGCCGGGATCCGGCCGGTCGCGGAGAGCTTCGTGGACGGTTTCCGCGACATGCACGAGTGAGGCCCGCCGCCCGCCGGGGCGGGAGCGGGAGGCGGCAGGGGAACTTGTTCCGGCGGGGAGAGCGGTCTCCGGCGGGCGTAGA is a genomic window of Streptomyces sp. NBC_01237 containing:
- a CDS encoding sirohydrochlorin chelatase encodes the protein MIETPHQQVPGSGASALLLLAHGSIDSQAQESTRALAHAVGLSQACRVEVAYLRHARPRARHVLGTLAETGVDRVVVVPLLLTSAFHARVDLPRALSGLPAPVPVVTPVLGSSPGEPDARLVAALRRRLTDMDAEFDGVVVAAAGSSDSDACASVTAMASALGVNLGLPCLAGFASTASPTAAEAVAQLRLAGARRVVVASYCFAPGMLFRRAADASTEAGAVGISEPLGDAPELVELILERFHEACDVRAGTAGAADRL
- a CDS encoding MFS transporter codes for the protein MRVNRAWLGLIVLMLPTLLVAMDTTALLLALPRLSADLGATNVQQLWISDSYGLMVAGLVITMGTLGDRIGRRRLLMIGGAAFAVLSGVAAFAVSPLMMIVTRALLGVAGATLVPSTLALVTNMFRDERQRGKAIAIWATCQFTGGALGPVLAGFLLQHFWWGSVFLVAVPAMAVLLLAGPLLLPEFRGDRAGRLDLAGVGLSLAAILLMVYGVKQLAVESVPVVPAVALAAGAAIGTVFVRRQLRLEEPLLDLRLLRDRPFTAVLVALACAGIAMAGTGLLVTQFLQSVLGFSPAASALLFAPMGIGVAIGTMAAPALARRMRRTTAIGGGLVVSALGSLLLVGADGPNALVPVMIGITVLALGTGPLFALGTGLVVGSVPPERAGSAASMSETGNYLGGSLGFTLLGVVAAVVYRSRMDGTSDSLAGAIATSRHLPADRGTDLLHTAREAFTFGLQVTGVIAAVIFAGLAVLILTVRPATRTTPAVYAGHGTTRS